One segment of Setaria viridis chromosome 4, Setaria_viridis_v4.0, whole genome shotgun sequence DNA contains the following:
- the LOC117852130 gene encoding disease resistance protein RPM1, translating to MADALFVVLRKVALSLGEGVLERIGTELAEVAPILTDFEHSMKQIEGELSILKAFIDQVSTHKDGDKAFDAWLDQVRDVALEVEDIIDEYAYLTAQAPDTSSFFKRKFHQIKNFAAWQKFPSQVSQVEARIQRLTEMRNRYGISLGELDKSNKLQQHNQFSMSDFAYLTDNSEIVGNTDEIARLTHWLLEEKQDRTLIAIFGMGGLGKTTITSSVYKNQKIRRNFDCRAWVTLSQTYQAEELLREIINQLIDQRSSMASGLMTMNRMRLIEVIQSYLQDKKYMIVLDDVWDKDAWLFLNYAFVRNNCGSKVLITTRQKDVSSLATGSYVIEMKTLNYAESWELFCKKAFCASKDNICPDNLISWANKIVTKCQGLPLAIVTIGSILSYRELEEQVWKFFYDQLSWHIANNPELNWISSVLNLSLNNLPSYLRSCFLYCSLFPEDYKIKRKLISKLWIAEGLVEERGDGTTMEEVAECYLMELTQRSLLQVTEKNACGRARTFLMHDLVREVTLILAKKEKFGMAYGNGGTAQVAHEARRLSIQRGAKSLNSLASSQLRSFILFDTEVPSSWIYDVSSSFRLLRVLCLRFANIEQVPCVVTELYNLRYMDLSHTKVKKIPASFSKLVNLQVLDLRFSYVDELPLEITMLTNLRHLHVFVVHDVQQRSLNCFGSTKFLGNICHLKNLQALYTVSANKHLVLQLENLTQMRGLGIMKVQQSYIAELWNSLTMMPNLSRLLLFASDMDEILNLKMLRALPNLKLLWLAGKLDGGMVPSLFSKFEKITQLKMDWSGLNEDPISSLSHMLNLVNLCLVRAYDGQQLTFCAGWFPKLITLQLIDMEHLDLIEIEDGTLMNLHTLELTGLRNLKAVPEGIKYLRTLDQMFLTDMPNEFIERLLGSDKHIVQHIPDIHNFGSSDSQAANNFISSEYLAKKYGAGAINYSPAE from the exons ATGGCAGATGCCCTGTTTGTGGTTCTCAGAAAAGTTGCCCTTTCCCTGGGAGAAGGTGTGCTAGAGAGGATCGGCACGGAGCTGGCCGAAGTAGCACCGATTTTGACAGATTTTGAGCACAGCATGAAACAAATCGAGGGTGAGCTCTCTATCCTGAAGGCCTTTATTGACCAGGTTAGTACACACAAAGATGGCGACAAGGCATTTGATGCCTGGTTGGACCAAGTTAGAGATGTTGCCCTTGAGGTGGAAGACATCATTGATGAGTATGCTTACCTTACTGCACAGGCCCCAGATACAAGCAGCTTCTTCAAGAGAAAGTTCCATCAGATCAAGAACTTTGCAGCATGGCAGAAGTTCCCTAGCCAGGTCAGTCAAGTAGAAGCTCGAATTCAGAGGCTAACGGAAATGAGGAATCGGTATGGCATCTCGTTAGGTGAACTAGACAAGAGTAACAAGTTGCAGCAACACAATCAGTTCTCGATGTCAGATTTCGCTTACCTGACTGATAACTCTGAGATAGTGGGGAATACCGATGAGATTGCAAGATTGACACACTGGCTTCTTGAGGAGAAGCAAGACCGAACTTTAATTGCTATCTTTGGTATGGGAGGTTTAGGCAAAACTACAATCACAAGCAGTGTCTACAAGAATCAAAAGATCAGAAGAAATTTTGATTGTCGCGCATGGGTTACCCTATCTCAGACTTACCAAGCTGAAGAACTACTTAGAGAAATCATAAATCAGCTAATAGACCAGAGATCAAGCATGGCAAGTGGTTTAATGACCATGAATCGAATGAGATTGATTGAGGTGATACAAAGCTATCTACAGGACAAAAAGTATATGATTGTCTTGGATGATGTTTGGGATAAGGATGCTTGGTTATTTTTGAACTATGCATTTGTCAGAAACAACTGTGGTAGTAAAGTGCTAATAACAACCCGGCAAAAAGACGTGTCCTCTTTGGCTACTGGCAGCTATGTTATTGAAATGAAAACACTGAACTATGCTGAATCTTGGGAACTATTCTGTAAGAAGGCATTTTGTGCATCAAAAGACAACATATGTCCTGATAATCTTATATCTTGGGCAAACAAAATTGTTACCAAGTGTCAAGGACTGCCCCTGGCCATTGTAACAATTGGCAGTATTCTGTCATACCGTGAATTAGAGGAGCAGGTGTGGAAGTTTTTCTACGATCAACTTAGCTGGCACATAGCAAACAATCCAGAGCTCAATTGGATTTCGAGTGTCCTGAATTTGAGCTTGAATAACCTCCCAAGTTATCTGAGGAGCTGCTTTTTATACTGCAGCCTCTTTCCTGAAGATTACAAGATTAAAAGGAAACTGATTTCCAAGCTATGGATTGCAGAAGGTCTTGtggaagagagaggagatggAACAACAATGGAGGAAGTTGCCGAGTGTTACCTTATGGAGCTCACTCAACGCTCTCTTCTTCAGGTCACAGAAAAGAATGCATGTGGAAGGGCTAGAACATTTCTGATGCATGATCTTGTGCGAGAGGTAACTCTGATACTTGCTAAAAAAGAGAAGTTTGGTATGGCTTATGGCAACGGTGGTACAGCCCAAGTTGCACATGAAGCTCGCCGCTTAAGCATCCAAAGAGGTGCCAAGTCCTTAAATTCTTTGGCAAGTTCACAGCTCCGGTCCTTTATTTTGTTTGATACTGAAGTACCGTCTTCTTGGATATATGATGTTTCATCAAGTTTCAGACTGCTGAGGGTCCTATGCCTTAGATTTGCCAATATTGAGCAAGTtccatgcgtggtcacagaattGTATAACTTGCGTTATATGGATCTTTCACACACAAAAGTGAAGAAGATACCAGCATCGTTCAGCAAACTGGTTAACCTTCAAGTGTTGGATCTCAGATTCAGCTACGTGGATGAGTTGCCACTGGAAATTACTATGCTAACTAATTTGCGGCATTTACATGTGTTTGTAGTCCATGATGTTCAACAAAGATCATTGAATTGCTTTGGCTCCACCAAATTTCTTGGCAACATTTGTCATCTAAAGAATCTGCAAGCCTTATACACTGTTTCAGCCAATAAACATTTGGTTTTGCAGCTGGAGAACTTGACACAGATGAGAGGTTTGGGTATCATGAAAGTGCAGCAAAGCTACATTGCTGAGTTATGGAACTCCCTGACTATGATGCCTAACCTGAGCAGACTGCTGCTTTTTGCATCTGATATGGATGAGATTCTAAACTTGAAAATGCTTAGGGCGTTACCAAATCTGAAGCTCCTCTGGTTGGCAGGGAAATTAGATGGAGGCATGGTCCCATCACTATTTTCTAAGTTTGAGAAAATAACACAGTTAAAAATGGACTGGTCTGGTCTGAATGAGGACCCTATTAGCTCCTTATCGCACATGTTAAATTTAGTTAATCTGTGTCTCGTCCGAGCATATGATGGGCAACAGCTAACTTTTTGTGCAGGATGGTTCCCTAAGCTCATAACTTTGCAGTTAATTGACATGGAACATCTGGATCTGATTGAGATAGAGGATGGAACATTGATGAATCTACATACTTTGGAACTTACTGGTTTAAGGAACCTTAAAGCTGTACCAGAGGGCATCAAGTACCTCAGGACACTCGACCAGATGTTTCTGACAGATATGCCAAACGAGTTCATAGAAAGGCTGCTAGGAAGTGACAAACACATTGTTCAACACATACCTGACATCCACAATTTTGGCTCTTCTGATTCTCAAGCAG CAAATAACTTCATTTCTTCGGAATACCTTGCCAAAAAGTACGGCGCTGGTGCAATTAACTACTCCCCTGCAGAGTGA
- the LOC117852131 gene encoding choline monooxygenase, chloroplastic isoform X2 produces MAAARSLAALSSARATRLGPRRAGAWPPRVSSAAARAVAAEPEHARRLVAEFDPAVPLDAAVTPPSGWYADQDFLRLELDRVFLRGWQAVGHIWQVKNPNDFFTGRLGNVEFVVCRDANGNLHAFHNVCRHHASLLACGSGQKTCFQCPYHGWTYGLDGTLLKATRISGIKNFNKNDFGLVPIKVATWGPFVLARFDDESTEDDSGDVVGNEWLGSASELLSTNGIDTSLPHICRREYIINCNWKVFCDNYLDGGYHVPYAHGALASGLQLQSYETLQAYERVSVQRCESAPSEPDDFERLGTKALYAFVYPNFMINRYGPWMDTNLAVPLGSTKCKVVFDYFLDKSLLDDQNFIERSLKDSEQVQMEDIALCEGVQRGLESPAYGVGRYAPSVEMAMHHFHCLLHANLSG; encoded by the exons atggcggccgCGCGATCGCTCGCCGCGCTCTCCTCCGCCAGAGCCACACGCCTCGGacctcgccgcgccggcgcctggCCTCCACgcgtctcctccgccgccgcgcgcgccgtcgcGGCCGAGCCCGAGCACGCGCGGAGGCTCGTGGCGGAGTTCGACCCGGCGGTCCCGCTGGACGCCGCGGTGACGCCGCCGAGCGGGTGGTACGCCGACCAGGACTTCCTTCGGCTCGAGCTCGACCGCGTCTTCCTCCGCGGGTGGCAGGCTGTTG GTCACATATGGCAAGTGAAGAACCCAAATGACTTCTTCACAGGAAG ACTGGGAAATGTAGAATTCGTCGTATGCCGGGACGCAAACGGGAACCTTCATGCTTTTCACAATGTGTGCCGACATCATGCCTCACTCCTTGCATGTGGAAGTGGTCAGAAGACTTGCTTCCAGTGCCCTTATCAT GGATGGACATATGGATTGGACGGTACCCTCCTGAAGGCTACAAGAATATCAGGAATAAAGAATTTCAATAAGAAT GATTTTGGTCTTGTACCAATTAAGGTGGCTACATGGGGACCTTTTGTATTGGCCAGATTTGATGACGAGTCGACTGAAGATGATTCTGGTGATGTGGTTGGAAATGAATGGCTCGGTAGCGCTTCAGAGCTGTTGAGTACAAATGGCATTGACACTTCACTGCCTCATATTTGCAGGCGAGAATATATTATCAACTGTAACTGGAAG GTCTTTTGTGACAATTATCTAGATGGTGGATATCACGTCCCATATGCACATGGGGCTCTTGCATCCGGTCTGCAGCTTCAGTCCTATGAAACACTT CAGGCATACGAAAGAGTTAGTGTTCAAAGATGTGAAAGTGCACCATCTGAACCCGATGACTTCGAACGCTTAGGGACAAAAGCTCTCTATGCCTTTGTTTATCCAAACTTTATGATCAACAG GTACGGTCCATGGATGGACACTAATCTAGCTGTGCCACTGGGTTCAACCAAGTGTAAGGTGGTATTTGATTATTTTCTCGACAAGTCTCTGCTG GATGACCAGAACTTTATCGAGAGAAGCCTAAAAGACAGTGAGCAAGTACAG ATGGAGGACATTGCACTCTGTGAGGGGGTTCAGCGGGGCCTGGAGTCACCAGCTTACGGCGTTGGAAGATACGCTCCGTCCGTGGAGATGGCCATGCACCACTTCCACTGCCTCCTGCATGCTAACCTTAGCGGCTAG
- the LOC117852131 gene encoding choline monooxygenase, chloroplastic isoform X1 translates to MAAARSLAALSSARATRLGPRRAGAWPPRVSSAAARAVAAEPEHARRLVAEFDPAVPLDAAVTPPSGWYADQDFLRLELDRVFLRGWQAVGHIWQVKNPNDFFTGRLGNVEFVVCRDANGNLHAFHNVCRHHASLLACGSGQKTCFQCPYHGWTYGLDGTLLKATRISGIKNFNKNDFGLVPIKVATWGPFVLARFDDESTEDDSGDVVGNEWLGSASELLSTNGIDTSLPHICRREYIINCNWKVFCDNYLDGGYHVPYAHGALASGLQLQSYETLAYERVSVQRCESAPSEPDDFERLGTKALYAFVYPNFMINRYGPWMDTNLAVPLGSTKCKVVFDYFLDKSLLDDQNFIERSLKDSEQVQMEDIALCEGVQRGLESPAYGVGRYAPSVEMAMHHFHCLLHANLSG, encoded by the exons atggcggccgCGCGATCGCTCGCCGCGCTCTCCTCCGCCAGAGCCACACGCCTCGGacctcgccgcgccggcgcctggCCTCCACgcgtctcctccgccgccgcgcgcgccgtcgcGGCCGAGCCCGAGCACGCGCGGAGGCTCGTGGCGGAGTTCGACCCGGCGGTCCCGCTGGACGCCGCGGTGACGCCGCCGAGCGGGTGGTACGCCGACCAGGACTTCCTTCGGCTCGAGCTCGACCGCGTCTTCCTCCGCGGGTGGCAGGCTGTTG GTCACATATGGCAAGTGAAGAACCCAAATGACTTCTTCACAGGAAG ACTGGGAAATGTAGAATTCGTCGTATGCCGGGACGCAAACGGGAACCTTCATGCTTTTCACAATGTGTGCCGACATCATGCCTCACTCCTTGCATGTGGAAGTGGTCAGAAGACTTGCTTCCAGTGCCCTTATCAT GGATGGACATATGGATTGGACGGTACCCTCCTGAAGGCTACAAGAATATCAGGAATAAAGAATTTCAATAAGAAT GATTTTGGTCTTGTACCAATTAAGGTGGCTACATGGGGACCTTTTGTATTGGCCAGATTTGATGACGAGTCGACTGAAGATGATTCTGGTGATGTGGTTGGAAATGAATGGCTCGGTAGCGCTTCAGAGCTGTTGAGTACAAATGGCATTGACACTTCACTGCCTCATATTTGCAGGCGAGAATATATTATCAACTGTAACTGGAAG GTCTTTTGTGACAATTATCTAGATGGTGGATATCACGTCCCATATGCACATGGGGCTCTTGCATCCGGTCTGCAGCTTCAGTCCTATGAAACACTT GCATACGAAAGAGTTAGTGTTCAAAGATGTGAAAGTGCACCATCTGAACCCGATGACTTCGAACGCTTAGGGACAAAAGCTCTCTATGCCTTTGTTTATCCAAACTTTATGATCAACAG GTACGGTCCATGGATGGACACTAATCTAGCTGTGCCACTGGGTTCAACCAAGTGTAAGGTGGTATTTGATTATTTTCTCGACAAGTCTCTGCTG GATGACCAGAACTTTATCGAGAGAAGCCTAAAAGACAGTGAGCAAGTACAG ATGGAGGACATTGCACTCTGTGAGGGGGTTCAGCGGGGCCTGGAGTCACCAGCTTACGGCGTTGGAAGATACGCTCCGTCCGTGGAGATGGCCATGCACCACTTCCACTGCCTCCTGCATGCTAACCTTAGCGGCTAG